In one Nocardioides luteus genomic region, the following are encoded:
- the sufD gene encoding Fe-S cluster assembly protein SufD codes for MTAAVQEALELGKVESHLHPEGSFDVEAHEVPKGREEIWRFTPLKRLKGIHDSAPFADGATKVEVEAASGVTVETVAADDDVRGSSGLVPTDRVSARAWAASTGATVVRIPTDTVIEGATVIRHHGTGSETAGAGHAVIVAEKFAKATVVLVFEGSAVVADNIEIVVEDGADLTVVSVQDWADDAVHLSTQHAKVGRDANLKHVSVSFGGDVVRHDFSAEYAGPGGSVESLGLYFADEGQHIEHRLFVDHTAPKTKSHVVYKGALQGEKAHAVWIGNVLIRKEAEGIETYEENRNLILTDGAWADSVPNLEIETGEIEGAGHASAIGRFDDEQLFYLQSRGISETEAKRLVVHGFFNDLIRQIGVPELEEKLTGTVEAELAKNINTLITKDNA; via the coding sequence ATGACCGCAGCTGTGCAGGAGGCCCTGGAGCTCGGCAAGGTCGAGTCCCACCTCCACCCCGAAGGCTCTTTCGACGTCGAGGCGCACGAGGTGCCGAAGGGTCGCGAGGAGATCTGGCGGTTCACCCCGCTCAAGCGGCTCAAGGGCATCCACGACTCTGCGCCGTTCGCCGACGGTGCGACCAAGGTGGAGGTCGAGGCGGCCTCCGGCGTGACCGTCGAGACCGTGGCGGCCGACGATGACGTACGCGGCTCCTCGGGTCTGGTCCCGACCGACCGCGTCTCGGCGCGGGCCTGGGCGGCCAGCACCGGCGCGACCGTCGTGCGGATCCCGACCGACACCGTGATCGAGGGCGCGACCGTGATCCGTCACCACGGCACCGGCTCGGAGACGGCCGGCGCCGGTCACGCGGTGATCGTCGCGGAGAAGTTCGCCAAGGCGACCGTCGTGCTGGTCTTCGAGGGCTCGGCCGTCGTCGCCGACAACATCGAGATCGTCGTCGAGGACGGCGCCGACCTCACCGTCGTCTCGGTCCAGGACTGGGCCGACGACGCCGTCCACCTCTCCACCCAGCACGCGAAGGTCGGCCGCGACGCCAACCTCAAGCACGTCTCGGTGAGCTTCGGCGGCGACGTCGTGCGTCACGACTTCTCGGCGGAGTACGCCGGCCCCGGCGGCTCCGTGGAGTCGCTCGGCCTCTACTTCGCCGACGAGGGCCAGCACATCGAGCACCGTCTCTTCGTCGACCACACCGCCCCGAAGACCAAGTCGCACGTGGTCTACAAGGGCGCGCTGCAGGGCGAGAAGGCCCACGCGGTCTGGATCGGCAACGTGCTGATCCGCAAGGAGGCCGAGGGCATCGAGACCTACGAGGAGAACCGCAACCTCATCCTCACCGACGGTGCCTGGGCCGACTCCGTGCCCAACCTGGAGATCGAGACCGGCGAGATCGAGGGCGCGGGCCACGCGTCGGCGATCGGCCGCTTCGACGACGAGCAGCTCTTCTACCTGCAGAGCCGCGGCATCTCCGAGACCGAGGCCAAGCGCCTGGTCGTGCACGGCTTCTTCAACGACCTGATCCGCCAGATCGGCGTCCCCGAGCTCGAGGAGAAGCTGACCGGCACGGTCGAGGCCGAGCTCGCCAAGAACATCAACACGCTTATCACGAAGGACAACGCATGA
- the sufC gene encoding Fe-S cluster assembly ATPase SufC, which yields MSTLEIKDLQVSVETEDGPKEILKGVTLTINSGETHAIMGPNGSGKSTLAYSIAGHPKYTITGGTVTLDGENVLEMSVDERAKAGLFLAMQYPVEVPGVSVANFLRTAKTALDGEAPKLRTWVKDVNGAMDKMHLDPSFSQRSVNEGFSGGEKKRHEIAQLDILDPAFALLDEIDSGLDIDALKVVSEGINDFRAREAKSVLLITHYTRILRYVKPDQVHVFVAGRIAESGGPELAEELEANGYEKYVTAGV from the coding sequence ATGAGCACGCTGGAGATCAAGGACCTGCAGGTCTCTGTCGAGACCGAGGACGGTCCCAAGGAGATCCTCAAGGGCGTCACGCTGACCATCAACTCGGGCGAGACCCACGCGATCATGGGCCCCAACGGCTCGGGCAAGTCGACCCTTGCCTACTCGATCGCCGGCCACCCGAAGTACACCATCACCGGCGGCACCGTCACCCTCGACGGTGAGAACGTCCTGGAGATGTCGGTCGACGAGCGCGCCAAGGCTGGTCTCTTCCTCGCGATGCAGTACCCCGTCGAGGTCCCCGGCGTCAGCGTGGCCAACTTCCTGCGCACCGCGAAGACGGCGTTGGACGGCGAGGCCCCCAAGCTGCGTACCTGGGTCAAGGACGTCAACGGTGCGATGGACAAGATGCACCTGGACCCGTCCTTCTCCCAGCGTTCGGTGAACGAGGGCTTCTCCGGTGGTGAGAAGAAGCGCCACGAGATCGCCCAGCTCGACATCCTCGACCCGGCCTTCGCGCTGCTCGACGAGATCGACTCCGGCCTCGACATCGACGCGCTCAAGGTGGTCTCAGAGGGCATCAACGACTTCCGTGCCCGCGAGGCCAAGTCGGTCCTGCTGATCACCCACTACACCCGCATCCTGCGCTACGTGAAGCCCGACCAGGTGCACGTCTTCGTCGCCGGCCGGATCGCGGAGTCGGGTGGCCCCGAGCTCGCCGAGGAGCTGGAGGCCAACGGCTACGAGAAGTACGTCACGGCAGGAGTCTGA
- a CDS encoding cysteine desulfurase — protein MKGLLPDLDLVRKDFPILERTFDGGETPLVYLDSANTSQKPQIVIDTMVDHLERHNANIARAMHHLGAEATEAFEGARDIVARFLGAPERDEVIFTKNASEGLNLVANTVPLAAGDVVVTTEMEHHSNIVPWQLATQRAGATLKWFGLTDDGQLDLSNIDELITPATKIVALTWVSNMLGTINPIGEIARKAHEVGALVVVDAAQAAPVVPIDLASMAEEERPDFLVFTGHKVVGPTGIGVLWGRRAALEALPPFLGGGEMIATVTMEKSTYAPIPHKFEAGTPPIAEAVGLGAALEYLMHVGMENVHAHEQAITAYALERLAGVPGVTVLGPADAAKRGGAIAFELEGVHPHDVAQVLDSKGVAIRAGHHCAKPAHQRFGVQASNRMSSYLYTTPAEIDALVEGLEYVRTFFKLDQ, from the coding sequence ATGAAGGGTCTGCTGCCCGACCTGGATCTGGTCCGCAAGGACTTCCCGATCCTGGAGCGCACCTTCGACGGCGGCGAGACCCCGCTGGTCTACCTCGACAGCGCCAACACCTCGCAGAAGCCGCAGATCGTGATCGACACTATGGTCGACCACCTGGAGCGGCACAACGCCAACATCGCCCGGGCGATGCACCACCTGGGTGCCGAGGCCACCGAGGCGTTCGAGGGGGCGCGCGACATCGTCGCGCGCTTCCTCGGCGCGCCCGAGCGTGACGAGGTGATCTTCACCAAGAACGCCTCCGAGGGTCTCAACCTGGTCGCCAACACCGTGCCGCTGGCTGCCGGCGACGTGGTCGTGACCACCGAGATGGAGCACCACTCCAACATCGTTCCGTGGCAGCTCGCCACGCAGCGTGCGGGTGCGACGCTGAAGTGGTTCGGGCTCACCGACGACGGTCAGCTCGACCTGTCGAACATCGACGAGCTGATCACGCCGGCGACCAAGATCGTCGCGCTGACCTGGGTCTCCAACATGCTCGGCACGATCAACCCGATCGGCGAGATCGCCCGCAAGGCGCACGAGGTCGGCGCCCTGGTCGTCGTCGACGCCGCGCAGGCGGCGCCGGTGGTGCCGATCGACCTGGCCTCGATGGCCGAGGAGGAGCGTCCCGACTTCCTCGTCTTCACCGGCCACAAGGTCGTCGGCCCGACCGGCATCGGCGTCCTGTGGGGCCGGCGCGCGGCGCTCGAGGCGCTGCCCCCGTTCCTCGGTGGCGGCGAGATGATCGCGACCGTCACGATGGAGAAGTCGACCTACGCGCCGATCCCGCACAAGTTCGAGGCCGGCACACCGCCGATCGCCGAGGCCGTGGGTCTCGGGGCGGCGCTGGAATACCTCATGCACGTCGGCATGGAGAACGTCCACGCCCACGAGCAGGCGATCACGGCCTACGCGCTGGAGCGTCTCGCGGGCGTGCCCGGTGTGACCGTGCTCGGCCCGGCCGACGCCGCCAAGCGTGGCGGTGCGATCGCCTTCGAGCTCGAGGGGGTGCACCCGCACGACGTGGCCCAGGTGCTCGACTCCAAGGGCGTCGCCATCCGAGCCGGTCACCACTGCGCCAAGCCGGCCCACCAGCGGTTCGGCGTGCAGGCCTCAAACCGGATGTCGTCCTACCTCTACACCACGCCCGCCGAGATCGACGCGCTGGTCGAGGGGTTGGAATACGTACGCACGTTCTTCAAGTTGGACCAGTGA
- the sufU gene encoding Fe-S cluster assembly sulfur transfer protein SufU, translating into MTAANLEAMYQEIILDHYKNPHGKGLRDPFEAEVHHVNPTCGDEITLRVHVDGGKIEDISYDALGCSISQASASVLNDLVVGKSVDEAMVIHEEFLRLMQGKGQVEPDEDILEDGIAFAGVAKFPARIKCALLSWMAWKDATAKTLAEEN; encoded by the coding sequence ATGACTGCCGCCAACCTCGAAGCGATGTACCAGGAGATCATCCTGGACCACTACAAGAACCCGCATGGGAAGGGTCTTCGCGACCCCTTCGAAGCCGAGGTTCACCACGTCAACCCGACCTGCGGTGACGAGATCACCCTGCGTGTGCACGTCGACGGCGGCAAGATCGAGGACATCTCCTACGACGCCCTCGGCTGCTCCATCTCGCAGGCCTCCGCCTCGGTGCTCAACGACCTGGTCGTCGGCAAGAGCGTGGACGAGGCGATGGTCATCCACGAGGAGTTCCTGCGGCTGATGCAGGGCAAGGGTCAGGTGGAGCCCGACGAGGACATTCTGGAGGACGGCATCGCCTTCGCCGGCGTCGCCAAGTTCCCCGCCCGGATCAAGTGCGCGCTGCTCTCGTGGATGGCGTGGAAAGACGCCACCGCGAAGACTCTCGCTGAGGAGAACTGA
- a CDS encoding metal-sulfur cluster assembly factor, producing the protein MRTSTVEGASLKIEDVEEAMKDVVDPELGINVVDLGLIYGLHIEDHSNVVIDMTLTSAACPLTDVIQDQTATALEGLVNDVHINWVWMPPWGPDKITPDGREMLRALGFNV; encoded by the coding sequence ATGCGTACGTCCACGGTCGAGGGCGCGAGCCTGAAGATCGAGGACGTCGAGGAGGCGATGAAGGACGTCGTCGACCCCGAGCTCGGCATCAACGTCGTCGACCTGGGCCTGATCTACGGCCTGCACATCGAGGACCACTCCAACGTGGTCATCGACATGACGCTGACCTCGGCGGCCTGCCCGCTGACCGACGTCATCCAGGACCAGACCGCCACCGCGCTGGAGGGCTTGGTCAACGACGTGCACATCAACTGGGTCTGGATGCCGCCGTGGGGTCCGGACAAGATCACCCCCGACGGCCGCGAGATGCTGCGCGCTCTCGGGTTCAACGTCTGA
- a CDS encoding NosD domain-containing protein — protein sequence MASTVYDVTTFPASVSPYTDIGRVINEIMADIRTQQSGQTTRPGAVIYIPPGHYTLATTAVIDRSFITVKGSGHGFLSEAIRDDVDHSAWTETLPGSSHVQIANANQVGFLVDKSGQPGANGRLNSVVFQDFCIDGVSSSKPYTGANGNGKVGIKVQFDSDAVRVEGMGFVYLQEAVTIRNADAYSITNNFIGECGNGIRMINGSIVGKITNNYIVTPWGGHSIFIENVENCLISGNSLLWGARIQFKGVDRAVITGNKLVSNFSGMIVQETTCHEHLISGNHFRRIFGDGGPAPQDDLFGMVHLNGNDNAVSSNFFSFSVPSGSIVPSGATPTVVLVKSGTRNFLSSNQLTSNVAVRHVVDASATSTKVLWSGSSSQLQDLGSGTALVATP from the coding sequence ATGGCATCCACCGTCTACGACGTCACCACCTTCCCTGCCAGCGTCTCGCCGTACACCGACATCGGCCGGGTGATCAACGAGATCATGGCCGACATCCGCACCCAGCAGTCCGGCCAGACCACCCGGCCCGGGGCCGTCATCTACATCCCGCCCGGCCACTACACCCTCGCGACGACGGCGGTCATCGATCGCAGCTTCATCACCGTCAAGGGCTCCGGACACGGATTCCTGTCCGAGGCCATCCGCGACGACGTCGACCACTCCGCCTGGACCGAGACGCTTCCCGGATCCAGCCACGTCCAGATCGCCAACGCCAACCAGGTCGGCTTCCTCGTCGACAAGAGCGGCCAGCCAGGCGCCAACGGGCGACTCAACTCGGTCGTCTTCCAGGACTTCTGCATCGACGGCGTCAGCAGCTCCAAGCCCTACACCGGCGCGAACGGCAACGGGAAGGTGGGGATCAAGGTCCAGTTCGACTCGGACGCCGTCCGCGTCGAGGGAATGGGCTTCGTCTACCTGCAGGAGGCCGTGACCATCCGCAACGCCGACGCCTACAGCATCACCAACAACTTCATCGGCGAGTGCGGCAACGGCATCCGGATGATCAACGGGTCGATCGTCGGCAAGATCACCAACAACTACATCGTGACCCCGTGGGGCGGACACTCGATCTTCATCGAGAACGTCGAGAACTGTCTGATCAGCGGCAACAGCCTGCTCTGGGGCGCCCGCATCCAGTTCAAGGGGGTCGACCGCGCCGTCATCACCGGCAACAAGCTGGTCAGCAACTTCTCCGGGATGATCGTGCAGGAGACCACCTGCCACGAGCATCTGATCAGTGGCAACCACTTCCGCCGGATCTTCGGCGACGGTGGTCCGGCACCTCAGGACGACCTGTTCGGCATGGTCCACCTCAACGGCAACGACAATGCCGTCTCATCCAACTTCTTCTCCTTCAGCGTCCCCTCCGGGAGCATCGTGCCCTCGGGCGCTACCCCGACGGTCGTGCTCGTGAAGAGCGGGACGCGGAACTTCCTGTCCAGCAACCAGCTGACGTCCAACGTGGCCGTACGCCACGTCGTGGACGCGAGCGCGACGAGCACGAAGGTGCTGTGGTCGGGCTCCAGCAGTCAGCTGCAGGATCTCGGCTCGGGCACCGCCCTCGTGGCGACCCCGTGA
- a CDS encoding carbohydrate ABC transporter permease, giving the protein MSAQVAESATTSRDRTTSGSRTPVPTPRPRAGRRMRRPAVIISAAAYLITFLVVLPILWITLLSFQQSDTILSDPFSLDSLTLDNYRNVLETLPLVRMYANTIIIAVASVTVGTAVSFMVSFALTRMVFRRRRTQSFLRFYLLSGLAVPVYVLLFPVYRLDLALGIYGTYLAVVIPYIAVSIPFNTLLLTGFLRDFPSELEEAAIMDGAGLFRICWSVVLPTMRPILATIVIFNVVYVFNEFPFVSILINDPDLATVSLAVSRFQGQYTVDYGGMMAAATLVLLPQLAIYAVFQRHVIAGLTAGAVKG; this is encoded by the coding sequence ATGAGCGCGCAGGTGGCCGAGAGCGCCACGACCAGCAGGGACAGGACGACGAGCGGATCTCGTACGCCGGTGCCGACGCCCAGGCCGAGAGCCGGCCGGCGGATGCGGCGGCCCGCCGTCATCATCAGCGCCGCGGCGTACCTGATCACGTTCCTCGTCGTACTGCCGATCCTCTGGATCACGCTGCTGTCGTTCCAGCAGAGCGACACGATCCTGTCCGACCCGTTCTCGCTCGACTCGCTGACGCTGGACAACTACCGCAACGTGCTCGAGACGCTGCCGCTGGTCCGGATGTACGCGAACACGATCATCATCGCGGTGGCATCGGTGACCGTCGGCACCGCCGTCTCGTTCATGGTGTCCTTCGCGCTGACCCGCATGGTCTTCCGGCGGCGACGTACGCAGTCCTTCCTCCGCTTCTACCTCCTGTCGGGTCTGGCGGTGCCGGTCTACGTGCTGCTGTTCCCGGTCTACCGCCTCGACCTCGCGCTGGGGATCTACGGGACCTATCTGGCCGTGGTCATCCCCTACATCGCGGTCTCGATCCCGTTCAACACCCTCCTGCTGACCGGCTTCCTCCGCGACTTCCCGAGCGAGCTCGAGGAGGCGGCGATCATGGACGGCGCCGGGCTGTTCCGGATCTGCTGGTCGGTGGTCCTTCCGACCATGCGCCCGATCCTCGCCACGATCGTCATCTTCAACGTGGTCTACGTGTTCAACGAGTTCCCGTTCGTGTCGATCCTGATCAACGACCCCGACCTGGCCACCGTGTCCCTCGCCGTGTCCCGGTTCCAGGGTCAGTACACCGTCGACTACGGCGGCATGATGGCGGCCGCAACGCTGGTCCTCCTCCCCCAGCTCGCCATCTACGCCGTCTTCCAGCGCCATGTGATCGCCGGACTCACCGCCGGTGCAGTGAAGGGATGA
- a CDS encoding carbohydrate ABC transporter permease, translated as MVWVSSPWKIALMVFPAFILFTAFFIYPVVYAGGYSLTDAAGFSGADFIGLDNYLALGEDPFFRRSVTNTLLILVLSVTFLVPASFGLALLMQQRVRAAGALRALLFGPAIVAPILVGLVWVFILDPRVGLLNHLLEPLGIPPVQWIGGDSLAPYSIAVVFIWASVGFAMTIFYAGLRLLPAEVMEASSLDGASRWQQLRYVTIPMMRETIGIVSLLLITNVFKIFELVYMLTGGGPVHSSETLVSYMYFVTFTDQRYGSGMAIAMVVFVIGALTSLAYLTLSRRGRLA; from the coding sequence ATGGTCTGGGTCAGTTCCCCGTGGAAGATCGCACTGATGGTCTTCCCCGCCTTCATCCTCTTCACGGCCTTCTTCATCTACCCCGTCGTGTACGCCGGCGGCTACAGCCTCACCGACGCCGCCGGGTTCAGCGGCGCCGACTTCATCGGGCTCGACAACTACCTCGCGCTGGGTGAGGACCCGTTCTTCCGGCGCTCGGTCACCAACACCCTGCTCATCCTCGTGCTGAGCGTGACATTCCTGGTGCCGGCCTCGTTCGGGCTTGCTCTGCTGATGCAGCAGCGCGTCCGTGCCGCCGGCGCCCTGCGGGCGCTCCTCTTCGGTCCCGCGATCGTCGCTCCGATCCTCGTCGGGCTCGTCTGGGTGTTCATCCTCGACCCCCGGGTGGGTCTGCTCAACCACCTCTTGGAACCGCTCGGGATCCCGCCCGTGCAGTGGATCGGTGGCGACTCCCTCGCGCCGTACTCGATCGCCGTCGTGTTCATCTGGGCAAGCGTCGGGTTCGCGATGACGATCTTCTACGCCGGCCTGCGGCTGTTGCCGGCGGAGGTGATGGAGGCCAGCTCCCTCGACGGGGCCAGCAGGTGGCAGCAGCTGCGCTACGTCACGATCCCGATGATGCGGGAGACGATCGGGATCGTGTCGCTGTTGCTGATCACCAACGTGTTCAAGATCTTCGAGCTGGTCTACATGCTCACCGGGGGCGGGCCGGTGCACAGCTCGGAGACCCTGGTCAGCTACATGTACTTCGTCACCTTCACCGATCAGCGCTACGGCTCGGGCATGGCGATCGCGATGGTGGTCTTCGTCATCGGCGCGCTCACCTCTCTCGCCTACCTGACCCTCTCGCGCCGCGGGCGGCTCGCATGA
- a CDS encoding ABC transporter substrate-binding protein, whose translation MPGQNPSWSRRLRRPVGVGLAVTAILSLAACSSDADEGGKTTITLSMQNADVKTADPATWAIVEAFEDANPDVDVEVSGQPVAEHLQSLSIAAQSDTLPDVFWVYKANAEEMLEGDRLMDLSPVLDELGILDRLPDSTVANYTADGKVFGAPYQGLLTGLWVSNKVLADNGLSMPKTFDDLLAVARALDAKGVVTISNGASQSAFSVWQFLVWLDRFGFEDKAEGLLDGSEKWDNPDFIRMYEHIAELRDAGAFSSNVSTQTYQQAVDQFLQGKAAFLDSGVWAASAIQESKVAPDADFWRGPEFSDGVGEQNIVMNVASAPLVVAEKVADDDAKLDAVKDFLEFYYSDEGQQILVDNGQPPVTDYEPKLDPVKQSVLASAIDEAQADDVTSPESQPDLLFSVDVSNAIYDSIYGVIQDQLSPSEAAALVQKALDNQ comes from the coding sequence ATGCCTGGCCAGAACCCCTCCTGGTCCCGCCGTCTCCGCCGCCCCGTCGGCGTGGGCCTCGCGGTGACCGCGATCCTGTCTCTCGCGGCCTGCTCGAGCGATGCAGACGAGGGCGGGAAGACAACGATCACGCTCTCGATGCAGAACGCCGACGTGAAGACCGCCGACCCGGCCACCTGGGCCATCGTCGAGGCGTTCGAGGACGCCAACCCCGACGTCGACGTGGAGGTCAGCGGTCAACCCGTGGCCGAGCATCTGCAGTCACTCTCGATCGCGGCCCAGAGCGACACGCTGCCCGACGTCTTCTGGGTCTACAAGGCCAACGCCGAGGAGATGCTCGAGGGCGACCGTCTCATGGACCTCTCCCCCGTACTCGACGAGCTCGGCATCCTCGACCGGCTGCCGGACAGCACCGTCGCGAACTACACCGCCGACGGAAAGGTCTTCGGCGCTCCCTACCAGGGCCTGCTGACCGGCCTGTGGGTCAGCAACAAGGTCCTCGCCGACAACGGCCTGTCGATGCCGAAGACCTTCGACGACCTGCTCGCGGTGGCACGCGCACTCGACGCCAAGGGCGTGGTCACCATCTCCAACGGCGCCAGCCAGTCCGCCTTCAGCGTGTGGCAGTTCCTCGTCTGGCTCGACCGCTTCGGCTTCGAGGACAAGGCCGAGGGCCTCCTGGACGGCTCGGAGAAGTGGGACAACCCCGACTTCATCCGGATGTACGAGCACATCGCCGAGCTGCGCGACGCCGGCGCCTTCTCCTCGAACGTGTCCACCCAGACCTACCAGCAGGCGGTCGACCAGTTCCTCCAGGGCAAGGCCGCATTCCTCGACTCGGGGGTGTGGGCGGCAAGCGCCATCCAGGAGTCCAAGGTGGCGCCGGACGCCGACTTCTGGCGAGGACCGGAGTTCTCCGACGGCGTCGGCGAGCAGAACATCGTCATGAACGTCGCGTCCGCGCCGCTCGTGGTGGCCGAGAAGGTGGCAGACGACGATGCCAAGCTCGACGCCGTCAAGGACTTCCTGGAGTTCTACTACAGCGACGAGGGCCAGCAGATCCTGGTCGACAACGGTCAGCCCCCGGTGACGGACTACGAGCCGAAGCTCGACCCGGTCAAGCAGAGCGTGCTCGCGTCGGCGATCGACGAGGCGCAGGCCGACGACGTCACCAGCCCCGAGAGCCAGCCCGACCTGCTGTTCTCGGTCGACGTCTCCAACGCCATCTACGACAGCATCTACGGCGTCATCCAGGACCAGCTGAGCCCGTCCGAGGCGGCAGCGCTGGTGCAGAAGGCGCTCGACAACCAGTGA
- a CDS encoding LacI family DNA-binding transcriptional regulator: protein MATIVEVARLAGVSTSTVSHVLNDTRNVEPSTRAKVMAAIEKTGYRQDAVARAMRRARTDSIGLVISDAGEPAFAEMVHGVEHAAAARGLTLILANSAEDPVREERAVNTLLSRRVDGLIIARCAESSATVSSRLESEAPRPVVLLDRVFDNSPHDQVGADNRDSMRRLVEHLQAAGHRRFVLVAGDQRVPTLVERFRGFRDAIPDADLPQQVVVDAVDIAEVREAVATALDQHRASCVIAASTPLAVAALECLRDAGLATPDQIAFAAFDGFSHSDLFRPTITTVRQPAFEMGAAAVSLLIDRLAAPGASPRTLRLNQTLELRESTENYEPRAS from the coding sequence ATGGCTACGATCGTCGAGGTCGCGCGACTTGCCGGCGTGTCCACATCGACGGTGTCGCACGTGCTCAACGACACCCGCAACGTCGAGCCGAGCACCCGCGCCAAGGTGATGGCCGCGATCGAGAAGACCGGATATCGCCAGGACGCCGTCGCCCGCGCCATGCGCCGGGCGCGCACCGACAGCATCGGACTGGTCATCTCCGACGCCGGCGAGCCCGCGTTCGCCGAGATGGTCCACGGCGTCGAGCACGCTGCGGCAGCACGGGGGCTGACCTTGATCCTCGCCAACTCGGCCGAGGACCCCGTACGCGAGGAGCGTGCCGTGAACACGCTGCTCTCCCGCCGTGTCGACGGACTGATCATCGCGCGGTGCGCGGAGTCCAGCGCGACGGTCTCCTCTCGCCTCGAGTCGGAGGCGCCGCGCCCGGTGGTCCTTCTGGACCGAGTCTTCGACAACTCGCCCCACGACCAGGTGGGCGCCGACAACCGCGACTCGATGCGCAGGCTCGTCGAGCACCTCCAAGCGGCCGGCCACCGCCGATTCGTCCTCGTCGCGGGCGACCAGCGCGTTCCCACGCTCGTCGAGCGGTTCCGCGGGTTTCGCGACGCGATCCCGGATGCGGACCTGCCCCAGCAGGTCGTCGTCGACGCGGTCGACATCGCCGAGGTGCGGGAAGCAGTCGCGACAGCGCTCGACCAACACCGCGCGAGCTGCGTGATCGCGGCGAGCACACCCCTCGCGGTCGCGGCGCTCGAGTGCCTCCGCGACGCCGGCCTGGCGACACCCGACCAGATCGCGTTCGCGGCATTCGACGGCTTCAGCCACTCGGACCTCTTCCGTCCGACCATCACCACCGTTCGACAGCCGGCGTTCGAGATGGGCGCAGCCGCGGTCTCGCTGCTGATCGACCGGCTGGCCGCACCGGGTGCGAGCCCTCGCACCCTTCGGCTCAACCAGACGCTGGAGCTCCGCGAGTCCACCGAGAACTACGAGCCGCGAGCTTCTTGA
- a CDS encoding glycoside hydrolase family 172 protein yields the protein MSAPSTPTGLLGDLTRARPGRSARASSFDQTGRNRDNWIVMPGEERTLADIEGPGAITHIWMTQSCRIQPGPGQIAPEVVGVPMLEIHNALGVSWEVVDPDYYRKILLKIYWDDQETPSVIAPLGDFFGLMNSLSGSYDSLPLSVSAKEAELHTFGGSAAFNSYFRMPFAHRARVVVENQNDIPYLQYFYIDYELSPDPLPDDTVYFHAHWRRSLPNVGWGPDLQANSIETTIPNLTGADNYVALETTGRGHYVGCNVAVRHFQGSWWGEGDDMIFIDDDTWPPSLHGTGMEDYFGHAWGMQHNAYNFNGTIVHEEDVPGFHHSYRFHIVDPIRFEKRIKVTFEHGHGNHLSDDWSSTAYWYQTLPSPVLTVPEVEDRLPLRPVDRVIEVPLPPLNADQRAAREAAAERMAAFVAKRDALREERRIEVDAWEQGNRDQAREIRREYDGRN from the coding sequence ATGAGTGCGCCATCCACCCCCACCGGCCTCCTCGGTGATCTCACCCGGGCACGACCAGGACGCAGCGCGCGGGCCTCGAGCTTCGACCAGACCGGGCGCAACCGCGACAACTGGATCGTGATGCCCGGGGAGGAGCGGACTCTCGCCGACATCGAGGGCCCGGGGGCGATCACCCACATCTGGATGACGCAGTCCTGCCGGATCCAGCCCGGGCCGGGACAGATCGCCCCCGAGGTGGTCGGCGTGCCGATGCTCGAGATCCACAACGCCCTCGGCGTCAGCTGGGAGGTCGTGGATCCCGACTACTACCGGAAGATCCTGCTGAAGATCTACTGGGACGACCAGGAGACGCCGAGCGTCATCGCACCGCTCGGCGACTTCTTCGGGCTGATGAACTCGCTCAGCGGCAGCTATGACTCGTTGCCCCTCTCGGTGTCCGCGAAGGAGGCCGAGCTGCACACGTTCGGCGGCAGCGCCGCGTTCAACAGCTACTTCCGGATGCCGTTCGCGCACCGCGCCCGCGTGGTCGTCGAGAACCAGAACGACATCCCCTACCTGCAGTACTTCTACATCGACTACGAGCTCTCGCCGGACCCGCTTCCCGACGACACCGTGTACTTCCACGCCCACTGGCGGCGCTCGCTGCCCAACGTGGGCTGGGGACCCGACCTCCAGGCGAACAGCATCGAGACGACCATCCCCAACCTCACCGGCGCCGACAACTACGTCGCGCTCGAGACGACCGGGCGCGGCCACTACGTGGGCTGCAACGTCGCGGTGCGCCACTTCCAGGGATCGTGGTGGGGCGAGGGCGACGACATGATCTTCATCGACGACGACACCTGGCCGCCCAGCCTCCACGGCACCGGCATGGAGGACTACTTCGGTCACGCCTGGGGCATGCAGCACAACGCGTACAACTTCAACGGGACGATCGTGCACGAGGAGGACGTCCCCGGGTTCCACCACAGCTATCGCTTCCACATCGTCGACCCGATCCGCTTCGAGAAGCGGATCAAGGTGACCTTCGAGCACGGTCACGGCAACCACCTCTCCGACGACTGGTCCTCGACGGCGTACTGGTACCAGACGCTTCCGTCGCCCGTCCTGACCGTGCCCGAGGTCGAGGACCGGCTTCCTCTCCGTCCGGTCGACCGCGTCATCGAGGTCCCGCTCCCTCCGCTGAACGCCGACCAGCGGGCGGCCCGCGAGGCCGCGGCCGAGAGGATGGCGGCGTTCGTCGCGAAGCGGGACGCGCTGCGTGAGGAGCGCCGGATCGAGGTCGACGCCTGGGAGCAGGGCAACCGCGATCAGGCTCGTGAGATCCGGCGCGAGTACGACGGGCGGAACTGA